Within the Desulfovibrio oxyclinae DSM 11498 genome, the region CTCTTTCAAGCCTTCACCTCCCGACAAGGTGGACGACCGGACAGAGATGACTCCCTGAACATCATCAAGGAAAAATTCGCAAAGGGAGAACTCACTGCGGATGAATACCAACGAATGAAGGAAGTGCTGACAAGACAATAAGATATCGCAATAAATGAAGTTGACGACTTATGCATGTGGGGCATGTGGATTTAAAACCTGTATGCCATGCCCCCTTAACGCACCACTTGGACTTACATACCTATAAAGGGTGACCCGTGTTACCCCAAGCTCTTTACAGAGATTCCTCACGCTAGTTGTCTTGTTTTTCATTGCAGCTTGCGCCATTTGTACTTGGGTCTTGTTTAGAGCGAATCGCCGTCCTCCCTTGCGACCGCGAGCGCGGGCGGCTTCAAGCCCTGCCATGGTTCGCTCTCTGATCAATTCACGCTCGAACTCGGCAAGGGCTGCGAAGATGCCAAAAATCAGCTTGCCACTTGCAGAGGTTGTGTCGATATCTGCCCCACGCCCTGTGAGGACTTTAAAGCCAATATCCTTCTCAGCAAGTTCTTGCACCACGCATACAAGGTGCTTGAGATCTCGCCCTAGGCGATCAAGCTTCCAAATCAACAGAATGTCTCCTTGGCGTAGAGCTTTTAGGCAAGCGTCCAAACCTGGACGTTTGCCTTTCTTGCCGGAAGCCATGTCTTCATAAATGCGCTTAGCAGGAACTCCTGCCTTCAGCAAAGCATCTCGTTGGAGATCTAAATTTTGTGAGCCATCAGCTTTTGACACTCGTGCGTAACCAATTTTCATAGGCTGTTCACAAACCCTCGTTTGAGTTACATGTCCAATATAGTTCAGGTAGGTACGATATCCTGTACCTTATTCCGTATCACAAACTATGTTAACAATACGTTATTGATTCTAGAAAAGATACAAGTGGGTTCAAATGCCTCGCAGAACAGTCCTTTCCTCTTCCCAGAGAACCGTTTTTGAAGTCTTACCAAGCGTTCCGGATTTACTCACACGGTACTACGTTTTGGACGAAGACGAACTTGCACTTATTTCCAAATGTAGACGGCCACGCAATCGGCTCGGATTTGCTTTACAACTCTGTCTCATCAAATTCCCTGGAAGGGCCTTACGACCCGATGATGAAATTCCCGATTCCTTGGTCGAATTCATTGCAGAGCAAATAGGAGAAGAGTCGGAAGTCTTCTGTGGCTACGCGGACAGAGACCAGACGCGCAGAGAGCATTTTAAGACCTTGATAGAGTTTTTCCGGCTTTCAAGATTTGGAGATAGTCACTATCAAGAGATGGTGCGCTGGCTGACGCCAATTGCTGTAGACAATCCAAAGAGTACTTTCCTTGTAGGTGCAACCCTAAATGAATTGAGACGTCGCAAAATTCTGCATCCTGCTTTGACAGTTGTGGAACGCCTCGTTGCCCAGGTGAAGATCCAAGCAGATCGCAGAGTCTACAATGAAGTGACCGGCCTGTTGTCCGACAGGCACCAGGCTGATCTTAAATTTTGGCTTAATCCACGAGGCGAGAAATCACAGAGTAGACTTTCATGGATTCGTCAACCTGCTGGCCGTCCTTCTCCTATAAATGTGATTTTGATAATGGAAAAGTTGGCCGCTATCCGGTTGCTTGGTCTTCCTTCCGAGGTCTTGGACGCAGTACCGACAATTCGCCGCAAGCAACTTGCCCAAGAAGGTAATCGAATTGCTGTGCATAATCTGCGAATGTTGAATGAACAAAGACGGTATACGATCATGACCGTATGCTTGCTTGAAATTCAACGCTCCTTAATGGATGAGGTCGTCAACATGCATGACCGCATCATTGGCTCCCTAATGCGGCGTAGCCAACGAAAACAGGCTACTCAGCTACAAGATGATGCAAAGAACATCAAAACAACCGTCAACGTTTTCTCAAAGCTTGGCCAAGCCTTAATCAAAGCGCGTGAGGAGCATTTAGACCCTTGGGAGCTAATCGAGGCTGAACTGTCCTGGGATGATTTTCNTGCAACGGTTGAAGCTGCTGAAAACCTGTCTCAACCTCAGCGGTTCGATTATCTCCATTATGTTGACACGAGTTTCAATCAGATTCGGCGGTATGCTCCAACCATGTTGGAGCATTTTGACTTCCGTGCAAGCTCTGGTGGACGGGATGTTCTTACAGCTATTGATATCATCCGTGACATGAACAAAACGGGCAAACGCAAATTGCCCGACCAAGTTCCTACTTCATTTATCCCAAAACGCTGGCAACCATTTATTTTCGAAACTGATGGCCTGAACCGTAGGTACTATGAACTGTGCGCTTTAAGCGAACTCCGTAACCGACTCCGTTCTGGCGATGTATGGGTACCAGGCAGCCGTCAATTCGAAGATTTCAACGAATACCTCATGGGCCCTTCCGCTTTTCGTCAGCTTCAGGAGTCTCGTGAAATACCTGTAGCGGTCGAAACGGATTGCACAAGATACATCTCAGAGCGGAAAGAACTCCTTGAAAGTCAGTTGGAAGAATTCCAAAGGCTTCTCAGAAGCAATGATTTGGATACGGTTTGTCTCAAGAATGGTAGGCTTTCAATGCAACCATATAGGGGTAACTCTGTTCCCGATGAAGCCAAGCAATTCAGCCGGCGCGTATATGCAGAGCTTCCTCGCATTAAAATTACCGATCTCCTCATTGAAGTAGATCAATGGACAGGTTTCACCGAACAATTCACTCATTTGAGAACTGGCCAACCATCTCAAGACAAGGAATCTCTTTTGTCAGTGATTCTCTCAGATGGGATTAATCTTGGACTGACAAGGATGGCAGAGGCTAGTTCCGGGGCCTCGTATAAACAGTTGTCTTGGGTTTCGGATTGGTATGTCAGAAGCGAATGCTATTCCAGAGGGTTGGCTGAGATAACCAATTACCACCACATAATTCCACTTGCAGGACAGTGGGGCGATGGCTCCACCTCGTCTTCAGACGGGCAGCACTTTCCTCTTGGCAGTGTTGGTCGAGGCCTCGGAGATGTAAATGCCCGATATGGGCGAGATCCCGGTGTGATTTTCTACACCCACATCTCGGATCAATACACCCCATTTCACAGCCAGCTCATCAACGCAACAGCACGCGATGCAACCTATGTCCTGGACGGCTTGCTTTACCATGAAAGCAATCTCAATATTGAAGAACACTACACTGACACCGCAGGTTTTACGGACCATGTGTTTGCTCTTTGCCATTTGCTCGGATTTCGTTTTGCTCCCCGAATTCGCAACATAGGTGACGTAAAACTATACACCTTTGGCAGCGCAAAACGCTGGGCTGACCTGGAGCCGTTGATAGGATCAAAGATCAAGCAAAAGGACATTGAGAACCAATGGGAAGAGATATTGAGGCTGGCAAGCTCAATTCGATTGGGAACCGTTACGGCATCCCTCATAATTCGTAAGTTGGCCTCCTATCCACGGCAAAACAAATTGGCTTTGGCCATACGCGAGCTTGGGCGTTTGGAAAGGACTCTTTTCCTATTGGATTGGGTCAAAAAGCCAGAACTCCGTTCTCGTGTTCAAGCCGGTCTGAACAAAGGGGAGTCCAGAAACGCACTTGCTCGTGCAGTGTTTTTCAATCGACTCGGAGAAGTCCGAGATCGTTCTTTTGAAAGCCAGTGCTATAGGACTTCTGGTCTAAACCTTGTCGTAGCTACGATAATCCTCTGGAACACGGTCTATCTGGAAAAGGCCGTGAAAAAAGTACGAGAGGAAATGGATGTTCCGGAGGAGTTTCAGAGCTACCTTTCTCCGCTTGGATGGGAGCACATCAATCTCACAGGAGATTATATCTGGAATCTTGGCCAAACGCCTTAACGTGCAACTTTGTCCGCTCTATGGAGTGCCCCCGTGTACCTTGATTTCTTCACGACGAAATCCTCCTACTGTCTGATAGTCGATTTCGCCGGAAAACTCACATTCCCGGTGGACCTATTTCGCGGGAGCAGGTCACCCATACGGTACAAGTTTAAGCAGCATGCTTTAACTTGATGATTTTAAGTGTTGTCCACCAGAACTCCTAAATCCCCAAGCCCCTTGACCTTGGCAAACAATATATCCACACCGCGATACAGGTGTGCTTTAAAGCAAGTGAACGGGTCTGGATATTGGGGGGTCTTTGAAAATCGTTGTATGACCAATGCACTAATGATCTGGTCCAAATCACCTAGGAGCACATGTCTGTGAAGCTCCATGCCGTCACAGGCTTGATCTTCATAGATTGGGTCAGATATCTCCTTTAAAGATAAAAGAACACCGTACCTCATCAACACGTTCGGATTGAGTCCGGTCTTGCCTTTTAAGTTCGTCAGTCTATTAGTTGTTTGCTTCGGGAGTCTGATTCGTGAAAATTTCATAGCTACTGCCTAGGCTTCGCTGAGCGCTTTGTCTGTTTCAATCCGAACTATTTCCGTACAACCATACTTTTGGTCGTGTTGAAGAGCGTAGACATCTGACACTTTGTGTCTAATATCCGCCAGCAACTCCGAGTCTATCTCTTCATCAGTTGAAAGCAGTATCAGTTGCTCAATTGCAGGGTAATAGTTTTGGACAAGACTTCGACGATGATGGCTATCAAGGCGAGCCAAGGGTGTGTCGATAATTGTTGGTATATTACCGCTTGCAACCGAAGCTAAAGCCCACTGTATTGCGGTGGCCAATATCTGCTGTTCTCCTGCGGAGAGTCGCTTCAAGTCAATACTTGATCCAGCAGGCCCGAAAAGTTCAACCGAAAAGTCGTTCGAAATATTCACATCATGAATAAGCAGATCCTTCCTAAATAGCCTTCTGATATTGTGCAAAATCAGTCGCTGGAGGCTTTTCAACCTACGTTCAAAAAAATCATCTTTTATTCTAGCCAACACCCGTGGGAACTGCTTTGCAAGTTCCTCTGATTTGCTTTCAGAGCTTCCCTTTTCAAGCTGTTTAGCCAACTGCAGTAATTTGTTGTCGATTGCGTTTATCTCACCTTCTACACGCTTTTTTTTCTGAACAACCTCTTCAAGCTGAGCTTCTTGAACCGAAAGCTTGGTGTTTAGTTTTCGCATTTCCGACAACGTGTCAGATAGTGCGTACTTATCGGGCACCTTTTCAAGTGCAGAATCAATAGCTGACAACTCTTTCTGAGCATTATTTATTGAGGAGAATACGCCCAGAGCTTGAGGTCGAATAACATCTTGAACCATTCCAATTGCCGAGAGGACCTCATCAGTCTGAGTGGCTGATATATTATGAATTGGTTTTGATGTTGGTTCCTCAGGCACTTCAAGAGCATTTAGTGCGATTTGTCGAATCCTGTCAGGCACCCCTTCTTCTGCTAATGCGCTATCGACCAGCAAGGCACGCTCTTTTGCGAATTCCTGAACAATCTGCGTCGCCTCACCCTTTCTTTCCAATACCAACTGTTCAGCTAATTCGTCTAACTCATCCGACAACACACAAAGAGGCAGATAGCTCTGAGACAACTCTTTGATTTTGGCGCTATCTTCTTCCAACTGTTTTTCAAGTTGAGTTTTACGAGCCTGCAAGGCACCGTGTGAAGATGCTAAATTGCCTCCCATTTCATAAAAAGCCGTCTCTGTATCCCCAAGCTTTTTTTTTCCCTTTTTTATTGCCTCATTCAATTCGGCGAACCTGAGATGGAGCGCCTCTCCTTCTTTATGAAATGCGGCCTTCTCATTTTTCAAAGACTGTTGGGCTTTAAGAATTGCCTGATAATCTTTTTTGTGTTTTAGGCTATCGCTCTGATACTTACTTACTGCTTCTTCTAATCCACTTACCGCACTCAGTCCGATCAGTTTTTTTACAGCGCTGCTGATTTCCCCAGAACGCAATGACTCTCCAAGATTATTAATCTTTTCACCATCAAAGAAGAACAATTCCATCATGCCCAACGGGATGATACTAAAAATGAACTCTTGAAAAAACTTGGGGGTCACTTCCTGATACTGTTCGTTATTCTTCAGGATTATCAAAGTCTCTTTGATCTTTCCGTCATTCCTCTGCCAGCTTCTCTTAACCGTAAAATCCTCGATGCCAGAAAGAGTGCGCTGCCGAAAATCCAACTCGATAGAAGCGGAGGATTCACCACTTCTAATAAAACCATCAATGTAATCTAAGTATTTATTCTTGTTGTTATTGAACAAGAATTGGCCATATAAGCCGACTTTCATTGCTTGAAGAAGACTTGTCTTACCCGCCCCATTGTCCCCACTGATGATTGAAACAGATCGTTGTGGGGTGTGTTCAAAACTGAGAACGTGCTCGCCTTTGAAAGATGTAATATTCGTAATTAAAATTTTATTAAGTATCATGCGAGATCCCGATAGATTTCAAACTCAGTGCGCCATTCTTTCTTGAAGGACTTTGCCACTTTATTCTTGAGTCGAACTTTGGACCGAAGGCCTTGGTGGTATTGAGCTGTGGTTAATAGTTCCATTGCCAACTCTGCTGGGAAGCTCTCCTCTTCGCAAATCTGCTGAACAGCAACCTTGTCTTCTTGGGTGAGAAAGCCGATCTCATCAATGCCGTTGTCGATCGTTTTTCCATTCACCTCTTCATAAATAGCGTAGACGCTGCTCTCCCAATCATTTTTTTCTTCTTTCCACAAACGCTGGATTTCATGGAGCTCTCTTTCTTCGATTAGATATATGTATTCTGAATCTGGATACGGATTATTCTCATTCAGACGCCTTTCGGTCTGCAGAAGAGATCGCAAGAAATCTTTTCTGAAATCCATTGTGTATGGGCCACGTGCAAGCTCTTTGATTCCCTCTTCTTCCAACTTGCCTCGAATGAAGAGTGACT harbors:
- a CDS encoding Tn3 family transposase; this encodes MPRRTVLSSSQRTVFEVLPSVPDLLTRYYVLDEDELALISKCRRPRNRLGFALQLCLIKFPGRALRPDDEIPDSLVEFIAEQIGEESEVFCGYADRDQTRREHFKTLIEFFRLSRFGDSHYQEMVRWLTPIAVDNPKSTFLVGATLNELRRRKILHPALTVVERLVAQVKIQADRRVYNEVTGLLSDRHQADLKFWLNPRGEKSQSRLSWIRQPAGRPSPINVILIMEKLAAIRLLGLPSEVLDAVPTIRRKQLAQEGNRIAVHNLRMLNEQRRYTIMTVCLLEIQRSLMDEVVNMHDRIIGSLMRRSQRKQATQLQDDAKNIKTTVNVFSKLGQALIKAREEHLDPWELIEAELSWDDFXATVEAAENLSQPQRFDYLHYVDTSFNQIRRYAPTMLEHFDFRASSGGRDVLTAIDIIRDMNKTGKRKLPDQVPTSFIPKRWQPFIFETDGLNRRYYELCALSELRNRLRSGDVWVPGSRQFEDFNEYLMGPSAFRQLQESREIPVAVETDCTRYISERKELLESQLEEFQRLLRSNDLDTVCLKNGRLSMQPYRGNSVPDEAKQFSRRVYAELPRIKITDLLIEVDQWTGFTEQFTHLRTGQPSQDKESLLSVILSDGINLGLTRMAEASSGASYKQLSWVSDWYVRSECYSRGLAEITNYHHIIPLAGQWGDGSTSSSDGQHFPLGSVGRGLGDVNARYGRDPGVIFYTHISDQYTPFHSQLINATARDATYVLDGLLYHESNLNIEEHYTDTAGFTDHVFALCHLLGFRFAPRIRNIGDVKLYTFGSAKRWADLEPLIGSKIKQKDIENQWEEILRLASSIRLGTVTASLIIRKLASYPRQNKLALAIRELGRLERTLFLLDWVKKPELRSRVQAGLNKGESRNALARAVFFNRLGEVRDRSFESQCYRTSGLNLVVATIILWNTVYLEKAVKKVREEMDVPEEFQSYLSPLGWEHINLTGDYIWNLGQTP
- a CDS encoding recombinase family protein — encoded protein: MKIGYARVSKADGSQNLDLQRDALLKAGVPAKRIYEDMASGKKGKRPGLDACLKALRQGDILLIWKLDRLGRDLKHLVCVVQELAEKDIGFKVLTGRGADIDTTSASGKLIFGIFAALAEFERELIRERTMAGLEAARARGRKGGRRFALNKTQVQMAQAAMKNKTTSVRNLCKELGVTRVTLYRYVSPSGALRGHGIQVLNPHAPHA
- a CDS encoding SHOCT domain-containing protein, giving the protein MIKEKFAKGELTADEYQRMKEVLTRQ
- the dndD gene encoding DNA sulfur modification protein DndD; this encodes MILNKILITNITSFKGEHVLSFEHTPQRSVSIISGDNGAGKTSLLQAMKVGLYGQFLFNNNKNKYLDYIDGFIRSGESSASIELDFRQRTLSGIEDFTVKRSWQRNDGKIKETLIILKNNEQYQEVTPKFFQEFIFSIIPLGMMELFFFDGEKINNLGESLRSGEISSAVKKLIGLSAVSGLEEAVSKYQSDSLKHKKDYQAILKAQQSLKNEKAAFHKEGEALHLRFAELNEAIKKGKKKLGDTETAFYEMGGNLASSHGALQARKTQLEKQLEEDSAKIKELSQSYLPLCVLSDELDELAEQLVLERKGEATQIVQEFAKERALLVDSALAEEGVPDRIRQIALNALEVPEEPTSKPIHNISATQTDEVLSAIGMVQDVIRPQALGVFSSINNAQKELSAIDSALEKVPDKYALSDTLSEMRKLNTKLSVQEAQLEEVVQKKKRVEGEINAIDNKLLQLAKQLEKGSSESKSEELAKQFPRVLARIKDDFFERRLKSLQRLILHNIRRLFRKDLLIHDVNISNDFSVELFGPAGSSIDLKRLSAGEQQILATAIQWALASVASGNIPTIIDTPLARLDSHHRRSLVQNYYPAIEQLILLSTDEEIDSELLADIRHKVSDVYALQHDQKYGCTEIVRIETDKALSEA
- a CDS encoding DndE family protein, coding for MKFSRIRLPKQTTNRLTNLKGKTGLNPNVLMRYGVLLSLKEISDPIYEDQACDGMELHRHVLLGDLDQIISALVIQRFSKTPQYPDPFTCFKAHLYRGVDILFAKVKGLGDLGVLVDNT